One Cucurbita pepo subsp. pepo cultivar mu-cu-16 chromosome LG20, ASM280686v2, whole genome shotgun sequence genomic window carries:
- the LOC111783648 gene encoding VQ motif-containing protein 4-like yields the protein MESSSVLQENPCPSSSSLLPSPSSRMTHSTTSSSSTSYGLQQLMPPPHHLHSPKPITRSESVNPYPTTFVQADTSSFKQVVQMLTGSPETAKQASVNPAAAPSNSDSVSKTHIPPVKSLPKRQQSGFKLYERRNSLNKLKINPVFPVFGSTTHSGFSPRKPEILSPSILDFPALALSPVTPLIPDPFDRSGLANCSYLKNGNAKLDAEAEEKAIKEKGFYLHPSPTTTPRDSEPRLLPLFPMTSPRVPGSSSIS from the coding sequence ATGGAATCCTCTTCAGTTTTACAAGAAAACCCAtgcccttcttcttcttctctccttCCTTCTCCAAGTAGCCGCATGACTCACAGTACTACCAGTAGTAGCAGCACCAGCTATGGACTCCAACAACTCATGCCTCCACCGCATCACTTGCACTCGCCCAAACCCATCACTCGATCCGAATCTGTTAACCCTTACCCCACTACCTTTGTTCAAGCTGATACCTCTTCTTTCAAGCAAGTAGTTCAAATGCTCACTGGATCCCCTGAAACCGCCAAGCAAGCCTCTGTTAACCCTGCTGCTGCGCCTTCCAACTCTGATTCTGTGTCCAAAACGCACATTCCTCCCGTTAAATCTTTACCCAAAAGGCAGCAATCTGGATTCAAGCTCTACGAGCGTAGGAACTCTttgaataaacttaaaattaaccCGGTGTTTCCCGTTTTTGGTTCCACTACTCATTCGGGGTTTTCTCCGAGGAAACCTGAAATTCTTTCTCCGAGTATTCTGGACTTTCCGGCGCTCGCTCTCAGTCCTGTCACGCCGCTGATTCCCGACCCGTTTGATCGATCTGGGTTGGCGAATTGTAGCTACTTGAAGAATGGGAATGCCAAGTTGGATGCAGAGGCGGAAGAGAAAGCGATTAAAGAAAAGGGGTTTTACTTGCATCCATCGCCGACCACCACTCCTCGTGACTCCGAGCCTCGGCTGTTGCCACTGTTCCCAATGACATCTCCTAGAGTGCCAGGTTCATCATCCATTTCATGA